Proteins found in one Salvia hispanica cultivar TCC Black 2014 unplaced genomic scaffold, UniMelb_Shisp_WGS_1.0 HiC_scaffold_1408, whole genome shotgun sequence genomic segment:
- the LOC125198384 gene encoding EPIDERMAL PATTERNING FACTOR-like protein 5, translated as MAISTTYTFAALLLSIFFLSLPLQSGGIGMGASMDDEVKKEIKMGLGSKPPACLNRCMSCRPCVATLAIPSQSQKRSPFIYVKFSHAQDDTYYLLSWRCTCGNKLFQP; from the exons ATGGCAATATCAACAACTTACACCTTTGCTGCACTGCTATTATCTATCTTCTTCCTTTCTCTGCCACTCCAATCAG GTGGGATAGGGATGGGGGCATCAATGGATGATGAGGTGAAGAAGGAGATAAAGATGGGGTTGGGATCAAAACCCCCTGCTTGCCTGAATAGATGCATGAGTTGCAGGCCATGTGTGGCAACCCTAGCAATACCATCCCAATCCCAAAAGAGGAGCCCCTTCATCTATGTCAAGTTCTCTCATGCTCAAGATGACACCTATTATCTTCTCTCTTGGAGATGCACCTGTGGGAACAAACTCTTTCAACCCTGA